A window of Blastomonas sp. SL216 contains these coding sequences:
- a CDS encoding quinone oxidoreductase — protein sequence MMQARQAIFTQTGGPEVIQWHSVDVPTPGASEVTLRQTAVGLNYIDTYHRRGIYPVDLPGGLGLEAAGVIEAVGEGVEGLNVGDRVATFGPARGAYADLRNVAASSLFRLPEDISDEVAAAALLKGCTTEFLVERCARVEPGQAVLVHAAAGGVGLLLVQWLKAVGATVIGTVSSEEKAALAREAGADHIVFYTREDTAKRVRELTGGAGVRVVYDGVGLDTWEASLDSTGRRGLIVSYGNASAPVTGISLGILATKGSLYNTRPTLFDYYADPAEREAGAARLWQMIRSGKVKVTIGQTYPLEQAEQAHRDLEGRATSGSTLLLP from the coding sequence ATGATGCAGGCACGCCAGGCGATCTTCACACAAACCGGCGGTCCCGAGGTGATCCAGTGGCACAGCGTTGACGTGCCGACGCCCGGCGCAAGCGAGGTGACGCTGCGCCAGACTGCGGTCGGCCTCAACTATATCGATACCTATCATCGGCGCGGCATCTATCCGGTCGATCTGCCGGGCGGGCTGGGGCTGGAAGCAGCCGGCGTGATCGAGGCGGTTGGCGAGGGCGTCGAGGGGCTGAACGTCGGCGACCGGGTCGCGACCTTTGGCCCTGCGCGCGGCGCCTATGCCGATCTCCGCAATGTCGCCGCCTCGAGCCTGTTCAGGCTGCCCGAGGATATTTCGGACGAGGTGGCCGCTGCGGCGCTGCTCAAGGGCTGCACCACCGAATTCCTGGTCGAACGCTGCGCGCGGGTCGAACCGGGCCAGGCGGTGCTGGTCCATGCAGCCGCAGGCGGCGTCGGCCTGTTGCTGGTGCAATGGCTCAAGGCCGTGGGCGCAACCGTGATCGGTACGGTGAGCAGCGAGGAAAAGGCCGCGCTCGCGCGCGAAGCGGGGGCCGATCATATCGTCTTCTACACCCGCGAGGATACCGCCAAGCGCGTGCGCGAGCTGACCGGCGGGGCCGGCGTGCGCGTGGTCTATGATGGCGTCGGGCTCGATACCTGGGAGGCCTCGCTCGACAGCACCGGACGGCGCGGGCTGATCGTGTCGTACGGCAATGCCAGCGCGCCGGTAACGGGCATCAGCCTGGGCATCCTCGCCACCAAGGGTTCGCTCTACAATACCCGGCCGACGCTGTTCGATTATTATGCCGACCCGGCCGAGCGTGAAGCTGGCGCAGCGCGTCTGTGGCAGATGATCCGATCGGGCAAGGTCAAGGTGACGATCGGCCAGACCTATCCGCTGGAACAGGCCGAGCAGGCGCATCGCGATCTGGAAGGCCGCGCCACCAGCGGGTCGACATTGCTGCTGCCCTGA
- a CDS encoding polysaccharide biosynthesis tyrosine autokinase: MTDQPSAAVLPAEEQGTDRGVYGTGPAKSPVLLEYWRIVRHNWGLIALIVGAALAFGLAATLLATPLYTATTRVEISRPSDNVTKVDGVRDDEFLQNLEYYQTQYALLEARSLAERVVRALRLYDDGQFAEAYKLNDGGADQARTRKQMEDTAVAILLDNINVAPIRGSSLVDVRFTSPDPSLSRKIANGWVAQFIESELARRYSSSADARVFLEERLNQLRARLELSERNLVSYASNKRIVTLSSTNDENGTTTSERTIAAADLEELNKELNQAIAARISAESRLRNGGVSESAGASRAAVASLRERRSLLQAEYAKLLNQFEPGYPRLQAMRSEINSLEVAIRDELGRSGSDLQADFRIAKQREDALRTRVEALKAELISERGDSIQYGILRREADTNRELYNALLQRYKEIGVADVRKSNVSVIDAAQQPAGPSSPNLLVNLLLSLVAGIAISGGVLFAKESLDQALRDPSAVKQLFGLPLLGSIPNTDADDVIEQLSVRSSALYEAYLALNTNMRFLTSHGVPRSFLLTSTIPNEGKSSSAFAVAKLLSETGRKVVMIDADMRNPSLHKIVNVRGNEKGLSDFLSGDDDIAGIVGQTEGLPFNHIFAGRMPPNAAQLLSSDRLKLLIERLTADYDHVVIDAPPVLGLADVPLIASSVEGVIFTIEANRAKIRAISGALQRIREGDGNVLGVLVTKLDHRNDAYGYGYGYGYGYGYGATGKAADQ, from the coding sequence ATGACCGATCAACCAAGCGCTGCAGTTCTGCCTGCGGAAGAACAGGGCACCGATCGCGGTGTTTACGGCACCGGCCCGGCCAAATCCCCTGTCCTGCTCGAATATTGGCGGATCGTTCGCCATAACTGGGGTCTGATCGCGCTCATCGTGGGGGCTGCTCTGGCGTTCGGTCTGGCAGCGACGCTGCTCGCGACGCCGCTCTACACCGCGACGACGCGGGTCGAGATCAGCCGCCCGTCCGACAATGTGACCAAGGTCGACGGCGTTCGCGACGACGAGTTCCTGCAGAACCTGGAATATTACCAGACGCAATACGCGCTGCTCGAGGCCCGCTCGCTGGCCGAGCGCGTTGTCCGTGCACTGCGCCTCTATGACGATGGCCAGTTCGCCGAGGCCTACAAGCTGAACGACGGCGGCGCCGATCAGGCCCGCACGCGCAAGCAGATGGAAGATACGGCAGTTGCCATTCTTCTCGACAATATCAACGTCGCGCCGATCCGTGGCTCGAGCCTGGTCGATGTCCGCTTCACCAGCCCCGATCCCAGCCTGTCGCGCAAGATCGCCAATGGCTGGGTGGCCCAGTTCATCGAATCGGAACTGGCGCGGCGCTATTCGTCTTCGGCCGATGCCCGGGTGTTCCTCGAAGAGCGGCTCAATCAGCTGCGTGCCCGGCTTGAGCTGTCGGAGCGCAACCTGGTCAGCTATGCGTCGAACAAGCGGATCGTGACCCTGTCGTCGACCAACGACGAAAATGGCACGACGACCAGCGAGCGTACCATTGCTGCTGCCGACCTTGAAGAGCTGAACAAGGAACTGAACCAGGCCATCGCGGCCCGGATTTCCGCCGAATCGCGCTTGCGCAATGGCGGCGTGTCCGAATCCGCCGGTGCGTCGCGTGCCGCTGTTGCCAGCCTGCGCGAGCGTCGCTCGCTGCTGCAGGCGGAATATGCCAAGCTGCTCAACCAGTTCGAGCCGGGCTATCCGCGTCTCCAGGCGATGCGCTCTGAAATCAACTCGCTTGAAGTGGCGATTCGCGACGAGCTGGGCCGGTCGGGTTCTGACCTTCAGGCCGATTTCCGCATCGCCAAGCAGCGCGAAGATGCGCTGCGCACCCGGGTCGAGGCGCTCAAGGCCGAGCTCATTTCGGAACGCGGTGACTCGATCCAATATGGCATCCTGAGGCGCGAAGCTGATACCAACCGCGAATTGTACAATGCCCTGTTGCAGCGTTACAAGGAAATCGGGGTCGCCGACGTGCGCAAGAGCAACGTTTCGGTCATCGACGCCGCCCAGCAGCCCGCCGGTCCGTCCAGCCCCAACCTTCTGGTCAACCTGCTGCTGTCGCTGGTCGCGGGTATCGCCATCTCGGGTGGTGTGCTGTTCGCCAAGGAAAGCCTCGATCAGGCCCTGCGCGATCCGAGTGCGGTCAAGCAGCTCTTCGGGCTGCCGCTGCTGGGCTCGATCCCCAATACCGATGCCGATGACGTGATCGAGCAGCTCAGCGTCCGCAGTTCGGCGCTGTACGAGGCCTATCTGGCGCTGAACACCAACATGCGCTTCCTGACCTCGCATGGCGTGCCGCGATCATTCCTGCTCACCAGCACCATCCCGAACGAGGGCAAGTCGAGCTCGGCCTTTGCCGTGGCCAAGCTGCTCAGCGAGACCGGACGCAAGGTGGTGATGATCGATGCCGACATGCGCAACCCGTCGCTGCACAAGATCGTCAACGTGCGCGGCAACGAAAAGGGGTTGAGCGACTTCCTGAGCGGCGACGACGATATCGCCGGCATTGTCGGCCAGACCGAAGGCCTGCCGTTCAACCATATCTTTGCCGGTCGCATGCCGCCCAACGCCGCGCAGCTGCTGTCGTCCGATCGCCTCAAGCTGCTGATCGAACGGCTGACCGCCGACTACGACCATGTCGTGATCGACGCGCCGCCGGTGCTCGGCCTGGCCGACGTTCCGCTGATTGCATCGAGCGTGGAAGGCGTGATCTTCACGATCGAGGCCAACCGTGCCAAGATCCGCGCGATCTCCGGAGCATTGCAGCGCATCCGCGAGGGTGACGGCAACGTCCTGGGCGTGCTGGTGACCAAGCTGGATCATCGCAACGACGCCTATGGCTATGGTTACGGCTATGGCTATGGCTATGGCTATGGTGCCACCGGTAAGGCTGCCGATCAGTAA
- a CDS encoding polysaccharide export protein → MLGGCASAPLASLDSAVQVVPSTELPQPDTASLSVPSRPYVIGPLDKLSVRVFGVEELSLDVQTDAGGRFSYPLIGEVQAAGLQPSDLARQIETRLAGNFVRNPQVTVNLTESVSSLVTVDGQVKQPGRFPVIGNMTLMQAVAVAGGNSEFAKLDDVVVFRTVDGKRYAGLYNLRAIRRGNYADPQIYGNDVVVVGDSQARRLFNSILQATPLLTAPLIILAQN, encoded by the coding sequence ATGCTTGGCGGTTGCGCCTCGGCACCGCTGGCCAGTCTGGACAGCGCGGTTCAGGTCGTCCCGTCGACCGAGCTGCCGCAGCCGGACACCGCCAGCCTGAGCGTTCCATCGCGGCCCTATGTCATCGGTCCGCTCGACAAGCTTTCGGTTCGGGTTTTCGGCGTGGAAGAGCTGTCGCTTGATGTCCAGACGGACGCAGGCGGGCGCTTTTCCTATCCGCTGATCGGCGAGGTCCAGGCTGCCGGCCTGCAGCCGAGCGATCTTGCCCGGCAGATCGAAACGCGGCTTGCCGGCAATTTTGTCCGCAACCCGCAAGTGACCGTCAACCTCACCGAGTCCGTGAGCTCGCTGGTGACGGTCGATGGGCAGGTCAAGCAGCCGGGCCGCTTTCCGGTCATCGGCAACATGACGCTGATGCAGGCGGTGGCGGTTGCCGGGGGCAATAGCGAGTTCGCCAAGCTCGACGATGTCGTCGTGTTCCGCACGGTCGACGGCAAGCGCTATGCCGGTCTCTACAACCTCCGGGCCATCCGCCGGGGCAATTATGCCGATCCTCAGATCTACGGCAATGATGTCGTGGTTGTCGGCGATTCGCAGGCCCGGCGCCTGTTCAACAGCATCCTCCAGGCTACCCCGCTCCTTACGGCACCGCTGATCATCCTGGCCCAGAATTGA
- a CDS encoding O-antigen ligase family protein: MSAAFGCFAALLVLVFLTGGGSRDDIQSLIVLRPVALLLGAYAATRITADQWRAIAVPAWLLIAIAAVLTLQLIPLPPGVWTSLPGRELHAQALLAAGLGDAWHPMSLSPAKTLNALMSLSVPMAALLLFGLLDFRARQRSLWLIAGLCVFSAVLGVAQLLGSAGGPLYFYRITNGTSLVGVFANRNHQAFLLAFAGLVSAAILLFNGERQRGSLPPVRLMMLTGCIAMVTLLIALTGSRAGLLLNGVSVVIIAYMMRVAGKVAVSRSAPAKKIGANRYLWLVPVVGAVLATAVSIFMSRSEGFKRIMESESQVELRGDVLPQLLGMLWSFFPFGAGFGAFENVYRQFETVELIGPSYLNNAHNDWLQVLIEGGVPGALLLAAGIGWVALRSVAVLRAAKSGSHENGMRLLAAGFFVLLALASVFDYPARVPIIMALAAVMAGILALPETSRSSAASAA; encoded by the coding sequence ATGTCCGCTGCCTTCGGGTGTTTCGCGGCCCTTCTGGTGCTTGTCTTCCTGACCGGTGGCGGTTCGCGCGATGACATCCAGTCGCTGATCGTCCTGCGGCCGGTGGCCCTGCTGCTGGGCGCCTATGCCGCGACCCGCATCACCGCCGACCAGTGGCGCGCGATCGCCGTGCCTGCCTGGCTGCTGATCGCCATTGCCGCCGTGCTGACGTTGCAACTGATCCCGTTGCCGCCCGGCGTCTGGACCAGCCTTCCGGGGCGCGAGCTGCATGCGCAGGCGCTTCTGGCAGCAGGGCTGGGCGATGCCTGGCACCCGATGAGCCTTTCGCCCGCCAAGACGCTCAACGCGCTGATGTCCCTGTCCGTGCCCATGGCGGCGCTGCTGCTGTTCGGGCTGCTTGATTTTCGTGCGCGCCAGCGCAGCCTGTGGCTGATCGCAGGCCTGTGCGTCTTCTCGGCGGTGCTCGGCGTCGCGCAGCTGCTCGGCTCTGCCGGTGGGCCGCTCTATTTCTATCGCATCACCAACGGCACGTCGCTGGTCGGGGTGTTTGCCAATCGCAACCATCAGGCGTTTCTGCTGGCCTTTGCCGGGCTGGTCAGCGCCGCCATCCTGCTGTTCAATGGCGAGCGCCAGCGCGGCTCGCTGCCGCCGGTGCGGCTGATGATGCTGACCGGGTGCATCGCCATGGTGACGTTGCTGATCGCGCTGACCGGTTCGCGTGCCGGCCTTTTGCTCAACGGCGTGTCGGTCGTCATCATCGCCTATATGATGCGTGTGGCCGGCAAGGTTGCGGTGTCGCGCTCGGCACCGGCGAAGAAGATCGGGGCCAACCGCTATCTGTGGCTGGTGCCTGTCGTCGGCGCGGTTCTGGCGACGGCGGTCAGCATCTTCATGTCGCGCTCGGAGGGCTTCAAGCGCATCATGGAATCGGAAAGCCAGGTCGAGCTGCGCGGTGATGTGCTGCCTCAGCTTCTGGGAATGCTCTGGTCCTTCTTCCCGTTTGGCGCTGGCTTCGGTGCGTTCGAGAACGTGTATCGCCAGTTCGAGACGGTCGAGCTGATCGGACCCAGCTATCTCAACAATGCGCATAATGACTGGCTGCAGGTGCTGATCGAAGGCGGCGTGCCCGGCGCTCTGCTGCTGGCGGCGGGAATCGGCTGGGTCGCGCTCCGCTCGGTTGCCGTGCTGCGTGCGGCCAAAAGCGGCAGCCATGAAAATGGCATGCGGCTGCTGGCTGCGGGATTCTTCGTTTTGCTGGCTTTGGCCAGCGTGTTCGACTACCCGGCCCGGGTGCCGATCATCATGGCTTTGGCGGCGGTGATGGCGGGCATTCTGGCATTGCCCGAGACCAGCCGGTCCAGCGCCGCAAGTGCAGCATAA
- a CDS encoding glycosyltransferase family 4 protein, which produces MSQNQPVRCVFVNRFFWPDLSATSQILSDLAFALADHGLDVHVITSRLTYEGDGDRLPSLAEHRGVTIHRVWTSGFGRDRLLGRAIDYISFYVMAVLAAIRLARGGWLVIKTDPPLLSIPMRLAARLTGARQVNWLQDVYPELAVLLGVKLAKGPIGKILTRLRNASLARSHTNVVIGETMAELLERQGIPSSRITVIHNWTDDRSIAPGEGLGADLRRSWGFAEDDLVVGYSGNLGRAHDLDTLVEAAALLQAEGDSRIRFLFIGGGHLRASLDQVIGERGLTNIHRQPYQPRELLPHSMAVPDVHWMSLRPELEGLIVPSKFYSAAASGRPIVFVGSPDGQLARMIAAAQCGASVAIGEGAALAQLLRAWADDPAALVAMGQGSRALIVQNYTQHGSIDRWRQLLVGGEASA; this is translated from the coding sequence ATGAGCCAGAATCAGCCGGTGCGGTGCGTGTTCGTCAACCGCTTCTTCTGGCCGGATCTGTCGGCCACTTCGCAGATCCTGAGCGACCTTGCCTTTGCGCTGGCCGATCATGGGCTTGATGTCCATGTCATCACCAGCCGCCTGACCTATGAAGGCGATGGCGATCGCCTGCCATCGCTGGCGGAGCATCGCGGTGTCACCATCCATCGGGTGTGGACCAGCGGGTTCGGCCGCGACCGGCTGCTGGGCCGGGCGATCGACTATATCAGCTTCTATGTCATGGCGGTGCTGGCGGCGATCCGGCTGGCCAGGGGCGGTTGGCTGGTGATCAAGACCGATCCGCCGCTGCTGTCCATCCCGATGCGGCTCGCTGCCCGGTTGACCGGTGCGCGCCAGGTCAACTGGTTGCAGGATGTCTATCCCGAACTCGCCGTGCTGCTTGGCGTGAAGCTGGCCAAGGGGCCCATCGGCAAGATTCTTACGCGTTTGCGCAATGCATCGCTGGCCCGGTCGCACACCAATGTCGTGATCGGCGAGACCATGGCCGAATTGCTGGAGCGTCAGGGCATCCCCTCCAGCCGCATCACCGTGATCCACAACTGGACTGACGACCGATCGATCGCGCCCGGCGAAGGACTTGGTGCCGATCTGCGCCGCAGCTGGGGCTTTGCCGAGGATGATCTGGTCGTCGGCTATTCGGGCAATCTCGGCCGGGCGCATGATCTCGATACCCTTGTCGAGGCGGCGGCATTGCTGCAGGCCGAAGGCGACAGCCGCATCCGTTTCCTGTTCATTGGCGGCGGCCATCTGCGCGCCAGCCTGGACCAGGTGATTGGCGAGCGCGGCCTCACCAATATCCATCGCCAACCCTATCAGCCGCGCGAACTGCTGCCCCATTCCATGGCGGTTCCCGATGTGCACTGGATGTCGCTGCGGCCCGAGCTTGAGGGGCTGATCGTGCCCAGCAAATTCTACAGCGCCGCCGCCAGCGGTCGCCCTATCGTGTTTGTCGGCTCGCCCGATGGCCAGCTGGCGCGGATGATCGCCGCGGCGCAATGCGGTGCCTCGGTCGCGATTGGCGAGGGCGCTGCACTGGCGCAATTGCTGCGTGCCTGGGCCGATGATCCCGCCGCGCTGGTGGCGATGGGGCAGGGCAGCCGGGCCTTGATTGTGCAAAATTACACTCAGCATGGGTCCATTGACCGCTGGCGCCAGCTGCTGGTCGGCGGCGAGGCTTCAGCTTAG
- a CDS encoding glycosyltransferase family 2 protein produces the protein MELHAIILTLDEEQHIARCIESIRAHCTSILVIDSGSRDRTLEIARDMGAETVVHPFTTHAAQVNAAIDMLADRPGWRLRIDADEYLEPGSGERMLAAIAHAPADCAGLTVRRHICFLGRKIRWGGIEPNPQLRVWRGGLGRSEQRWMDEHIVVNGKVAATTVDMTDENLNSVTWWTTKHNGYASREAVQVLLAEAGQAVTGEDSARLAFVPSVKRAIKTHVYNRLPLALRSMAYVFLRYVLLLGFLDGREGFYFHFLQGFWYRTLVDAKITDVKQAMRHNGLSLDAAIQQRLGISVAATALPGQTRGGA, from the coding sequence TTGGAACTGCACGCCATCATCCTGACGCTGGACGAAGAGCAGCATATCGCCCGCTGCATCGAATCGATCCGTGCCCATTGCACCAGTATCTTGGTGATCGATTCCGGGTCGCGTGACCGGACGCTGGAGATTGCGCGGGACATGGGCGCAGAGACGGTGGTTCACCCGTTCACCACCCATGCCGCGCAGGTCAATGCCGCGATCGACATGCTGGCAGACCGTCCCGGTTGGCGGCTGCGGATCGATGCGGATGAATATCTTGAGCCTGGCTCGGGCGAGCGGATGCTGGCTGCGATTGCCCATGCGCCGGCGGACTGTGCGGGCCTCACCGTGCGGCGGCATATCTGCTTTCTGGGCCGCAAGATCCGCTGGGGCGGGATCGAGCCCAATCCGCAGCTGCGCGTGTGGCGCGGCGGGCTTGGCCGTTCCGAACAGCGCTGGATGGACGAGCATATCGTGGTCAATGGCAAGGTCGCCGCGACCACGGTCGACATGACCGACGAAAATCTCAACTCGGTCACCTGGTGGACCACCAAACATAACGGCTATGCCAGCCGCGAGGCGGTGCAGGTGCTGCTGGCCGAGGCCGGGCAGGCGGTGACCGGCGAAGACAGCGCGCGGCTTGCGTTCGTGCCTTCGGTCAAGCGCGCGATCAAGACCCATGTCTACAACCGCCTGCCGCTGGCGCTGCGCAGCATGGCCTATGTGTTCCTGCGCTATGTGCTGCTGCTCGGGTTTCTCGATGGCCGGGAAGGCTTCTATTTCCACTTCCTCCAGGGCTTCTGGTACCGGACGCTGGTGGATGCCAAGATCACCGACGTGAAGCAGGCGATGCGCCACAACGGTCTTTCGCTTGATGCTGCCATCCAGCAGCGGCTGGGAATCAGCGTGGCGGCCACCGCGCTGCCCGGCCAGACGCGGGGGGGGGCATGA
- a CDS encoding putative colanic acid biosynthesis acetyltransferase, translating to MALERIAPPDLTDRLRRISWQMFWLLFFRASPVPLHAWRCFILRLWGARIGSGVHPYPSARIWAPWNLTMEDGSCLGAQSDCYNVAHVTLGRNCVVSQKAYLCTASHDIRDPGFPLTGAPISVGEGAWVAAAAFIGPGVTIGAGAVVAACAVVSRSVEPNAIVAGNPAERIGTRPDLAPAAAAAR from the coding sequence GTGGCGCTTGAGCGAATTGCCCCTCCCGATCTGACCGACCGGTTGCGGCGCATCAGCTGGCAGATGTTCTGGCTGCTGTTTTTCCGCGCATCCCCGGTTCCGCTGCATGCATGGCGTTGCTTCATTCTCAGGCTCTGGGGCGCGCGCATCGGATCGGGCGTCCACCCCTATCCCAGCGCGCGGATATGGGCACCGTGGAACCTGACCATGGAGGACGGCAGCTGTCTCGGGGCGCAGAGCGACTGCTACAATGTCGCGCATGTCACGCTGGGGCGCAACTGCGTGGTCAGCCAGAAGGCCTATCTCTGCACGGCGAGCCATGACATTCGCGATCCGGGTTTTCCGCTGACGGGAGCACCGATCAGCGTGGGCGAGGGTGCCTGGGTGGCAGCGGCCGCGTTTATCGGGCCAGGCGTCACCATCGGCGCAGGCGCGGTTGTCGCGGCATGCGCCGTCGTCAGCCGGTCGGTCGAGCCCAATGCGATCGTCGCCGGCAATCCGGCCGAGCGCATTGGCACCCGGCCCGATCTTGCACCCGCCGCCGCTGCGGCCCGATGA
- a CDS encoding NAD-dependent epimerase/dehydratase family protein, producing MENKSGPLAGTLVVTGASGFIGRRVVALAHARGANVLAPRRSELDWTDAAAVRGFMGAMQPGAVIHLASPGVFAPDPNDPVLIDQECAMMQNLLAAAPAGCRIIGGGSMAEYGRSGRLREDMECAPHNAYARAKFEAGRLLVDCLRTGAVTGCHARIFGAYGPGEAPRRLMPMVIACLGRSQSVPLSDGTQLRDFVHVDDVAAALLDLAGGHAPRDPVINIGTGKGVLLRVAVERIASELGAPQDLLNFGSIQRSPHDQDVLEADVARLEAAIGWVPQQHFLAPAPLLPLL from the coding sequence GTGGAAAATAAGTCGGGACCATTGGCAGGCACCCTGGTCGTAACCGGGGCATCCGGTTTCATCGGACGCCGCGTCGTTGCCCTAGCGCACGCGCGCGGCGCGAATGTGCTGGCGCCGCGCCGCAGCGAGCTCGACTGGACCGATGCGGCGGCGGTGCGGGGCTTCATGGGCGCGATGCAGCCTGGGGCTGTCATCCATCTGGCATCGCCCGGGGTATTTGCCCCGGACCCCAATGATCCTGTGCTGATCGACCAGGAATGCGCGATGATGCAGAACCTGCTTGCCGCAGCGCCCGCGGGGTGCCGCATCATCGGCGGCGGCAGCATGGCGGAATATGGCCGCTCGGGCCGGTTGCGCGAGGATATGGAGTGCGCGCCGCACAATGCCTATGCGCGCGCCAAGTTCGAGGCTGGCCGCCTGCTCGTCGATTGCCTTCGGACCGGGGCCGTCACCGGGTGCCACGCGCGAATTTTCGGCGCTTATGGCCCTGGCGAGGCACCGCGCCGCCTGATGCCGATGGTCATTGCCTGCCTTGGCCGCAGCCAGAGCGTGCCCTTGAGCGACGGCACGCAGTTGCGCGACTTCGTGCATGTCGATGATGTGGCCGCCGCGCTGCTCGACCTCGCCGGGGGCCATGCGCCCCGGGACCCTGTCATCAATATCGGCACGGGCAAGGGTGTCCTGCTGCGCGTTGCCGTCGAACGCATCGCCAGCGAACTTGGCGCTCCGCAGGATCTGCTCAACTTCGGATCGATCCAGCGCTCGCCGCACGATCAGGATGTGCTGGAGGCCGATGTCGCACGGCTGGAGGCTGCGATCGGCTGGGTGCCACAGCAACATTTCCTTGCGCCCGCGCCGCTGTTGCCATTGCTGTGA
- a CDS encoding FkbM family methyltransferase, whose amino-acid sequence MVLKLLKSFGVEVTRYSLFKRSIDLLVALEAERGRKPFFLQVGANNGIDFDDFFAIVGAHELPGIAVEPIAYYFQTLEEVYKRHRDIRTLNVAIHPVETSAILYRVDPAKVSISWQHGIGSFSRAHILKNGVPAEHIIEEQVECLSLADIVAHHVPENASIDILMCDTEGFDGEIMQMVDLVHIRPKVIKFESINLSQDVVRTIAARLCQAGYVVEQGIQDCVAVERTYADRLSHFLKAS is encoded by the coding sequence GTGGTTCTGAAACTTCTGAAATCGTTCGGCGTCGAGGTGACGCGGTACAGCCTTTTCAAGCGATCCATAGATTTGCTGGTCGCGCTGGAGGCCGAACGCGGCAGGAAGCCGTTCTTTCTCCAGGTCGGGGCGAACAACGGCATCGATTTCGACGATTTTTTTGCCATCGTGGGCGCGCACGAGCTGCCGGGAATCGCGGTCGAGCCCATCGCCTATTATTTCCAGACGCTGGAAGAGGTCTACAAGCGGCACCGCGACATCAGGACGCTGAATGTCGCCATTCACCCGGTGGAAACATCGGCCATTCTCTACCGGGTCGACCCGGCCAAGGTCTCGATCAGCTGGCAACATGGCATCGGATCATTCTCGCGCGCGCACATCCTGAAAAACGGCGTTCCGGCCGAGCATATCATCGAAGAGCAGGTCGAGTGCCTGTCTCTGGCCGACATCGTTGCACATCATGTGCCCGAAAATGCGTCGATCGATATCCTCATGTGCGACACCGAGGGATTTGACGGAGAGATCATGCAGATGGTCGATCTCGTGCATATCAGGCCCAAGGTGATCAAGTTTGAATCGATCAACCTGTCGCAGGATGTGGTGCGGACGATCGCGGCGCGCCTCTGCCAGGCGGGCTATGTGGTCGAGCAAGGTATTCAGGATTGTGTTGCGGTCGAGAGGACATATGCCGACAGGCTGTCGCATTTCCTCAAGGCCAGCTGA
- a CDS encoding glycosyltransferase has protein sequence MTIGDMDPHTGGPPQVVAGSAAALARRGHRVSVFTRETPSVSRAFDEQFDGLSVELLRFPVDAPAALARSSAMKQAFATQCGSIDVLHAHGIWEGHLAQLAQVMRAAGKPVVVSSHGMLDSWSMRQSAWKKQLVLALGGTGTMLSKADAVVFGTEEESNEGRKVVPNARHVIVPNGIDSATIARITDSLDPSALLARLPVVATWRRTILYFSRIHPKKGLDLLVDAFALHKDRLDGVGLLVVGIPQDADYLAAIERTIAQNDLSGHIAITTDLTGPDAKIAFAVADVFALPSHQEGFSMAIVEAMAAGKPLLITDKCHMAEVADWQAGVVVPDTAPGIAQGLEQVIGLDDDALALMGRNGRKVAVDCYDWAMIAARLETLYLQAAQK, from the coding sequence ATGACCATTGGCGACATGGACCCGCATACCGGCGGGCCGCCGCAGGTTGTCGCGGGCAGTGCCGCCGCGCTGGCGCGGCGCGGGCACCGGGTGTCGGTGTTCACCCGCGAAACGCCATCGGTTTCCAGGGCGTTTGACGAGCAGTTTGACGGGCTCTCGGTCGAGCTGCTGCGCTTTCCGGTCGATGCGCCCGCAGCGCTGGCCCGCAGCAGCGCGATGAAACAGGCATTTGCGACGCAGTGCGGCTCTATCGACGTGCTGCATGCGCATGGCATCTGGGAAGGGCACCTCGCCCAGCTGGCGCAGGTGATGCGCGCGGCGGGCAAGCCGGTTGTCGTCTCCAGCCATGGCATGCTCGACAGCTGGTCGATGCGCCAGTCGGCCTGGAAGAAGCAGCTGGTGCTGGCTTTGGGCGGCACCGGAACCATGCTTTCCAAGGCCGATGCCGTGGTCTTCGGCACCGAGGAAGAGAGCAACGAGGGGCGCAAGGTCGTCCCGAATGCGCGCCACGTCATCGTGCCCAACGGCATTGACAGCGCGACGATCGCCCGGATCACCGACAGCCTCGATCCATCGGCATTGCTGGCGCGGCTGCCCGTCGTCGCGACGTGGCGGCGCACGATCCTGTATTTCAGCCGAATCCATCCCAAAAAGGGCCTGGACCTGCTGGTCGATGCCTTTGCCCTGCACAAGGACCGGCTGGACGGTGTTGGCCTGCTGGTCGTGGGTATCCCGCAGGATGCCGACTATCTCGCCGCGATCGAGCGCACGATCGCGCAGAACGATCTGTCCGGGCACATTGCCATCACCACCGATCTGACCGGTCCCGATGCCAAGATCGCCTTTGCCGTGGCCGATGTCTTTGCGCTCCCGTCGCACCAGGAAGGCTTTTCGATGGCGATCGTCGAAGCCATGGCTGCGGGCAAGCCGCTGCTGATCACCGACAAGTGCCATATGGCCGAGGTCGCAGACTGGCAGGCGGGGGTGGTCGTGCCCGATACCGCGCCGGGAATCGCCCAGGGCCTTGAGCAGGTGATCGGCCTGGACGACGATGCGCTTGCGCTAATGGGGCGCAACGGCCGCAAGGTCGCCGTGGATTGCTATGACTGGGCGATGATAGCTGCGCGTCTGGAAACGCTGTATCTGCAAGCGGCGCAAAAATGA